The genome window GTTATGTTTGCAACCGGCCTTTTGATCCTCAATCCGAATGCAGGCTGGGCGGTACTGGGCGGTATTCTGATCCGCATGATCGTTTTGAAGCTGAAAGGCAAGGAAGCAGAAAGCACACTCAGCATTCTCGCGGCTGGTTTTATCGCAGGGGATGCCCTGTATAGCTTCTTTAGTTCTGTTGTGAAATTTGCCAAGAAATAAAAAGCATCAGGAGATGGAGGAGAAACAAAATGGCGAAAGTGACCTTGACGACTTCCATGATGGAAGCAGCTGTATACGGCGGATGCGTATTGGGCGGAGGCGGAGGCGGCTGGCTGGAGGATGGACTGGAATCAGGACGCCTCGCATTGGAAGTAGGAGCACCACAGCTGTTCACGGCAGATGAAATGATCGATGAAGATCTGCTGGCGACGGTTGCGCTGGTGGGGGCACCTGCTGCCACAGATCAATACACGAAACCGATGCATTACGTCCGCGCCCTGCAGCTGCTGGAAAAGACAATCGGCCAGCCGATCAAAGGGATCATCACCAATGAAAATGGCGCAGGTACTACGGTGAACGGCTGGTTCCAAGCAGCGGTGACGGGTCTTCCCGTGATTGACTCCCCGTGCAATGGACGCGCTCATCCGACTGGCCTCATGGGTGCGATGAATCTGCATGAGCTGGACGGCTTCATTTCTCATCAAGCAGCTGTGGGTGGTAAGGATGAGCGCTATCACGAGGTATGTGTGAGTGGCCGCTTGCAGCAGGCAGCGGGTCTGGTACGCAAGATTTCCGTAGAAGCAGGCGGGCTGGTTGTCGTTGCCCGCAATCCCGTGACAGCAGCATACGCGCGGGCAAATGGAGCGCCTGGGGCGATCCAGCAAGCGATTGAAGTAGGGGAAGCTCTGCTCGGCGCAAAAGGCGAAGCCGCAATCGATGCTGTCTGCCAGAAGCTCGGCGGACGCGTCATTACGGCAGGTGTGGTAGATGAATTCGATTTGAATACCGCTGGCGGCTTTGATGTGGGACGCGTCGTAATCAACGGGCATGAAATGACGTTCTGGAACGAGTACATGACGCTGGAAGTGAACGGAGAGCGTCTGGGTACATTCCCGGATCTGATCATGACGCTGGATGCCGAGACAGCCAAGCCGATTGTCTCCGCAGCAGTGGAGAAAGGCCAGAAGCTCGCTATTATCCACGTACCAAAAGAGAATCTGATTTTGGGTGCGACGATGCGCAACCGCGAGCTGATGGCTTCAGTGGAAGGTGCCGTCAACAAACAGATTCTTTCCTATATCTTTGCGTAAGAACAAGGAGAGCTACAACAGGAGGTAAGGTGTATGTCTTGGAAACAAACAATCACCGTCTTTGAAGCGCTGGATAGCGCATATGTCAGTGGGGAGACGATCAAAGAATTGTTTGCCCCTTATCAAGCGGTAACGGTTAGCGTCCAAACCGTGACAGGAGAAGAAGGCAGCACGGATTTCGTGAAGATCGTCATCCCGGGCAAAAACGGGAAAACCTCGGGTGGCAGCGCGCCAACCTTCGGGATTATCGGACGATTGGGCGGAATCGGGGCAAGGCCGAGCCGAATCGGGATGGTATCGGATGCGGATGGCGCGATCGCTGCGATTGCATCGGCTTTGAAGCTGGCCGATATGCAAACAAAAGGGGACATCCTCACAGGCGATGTCATCATCAGTACGCACATTTGCCCGAATGCGCCGACACAGCCGCATGAGCCGGTAGACTTCATGGGCTCGCCTGTCGACATTCTGACCATGAACAGGTATGAGGTCATTCCGGAGATGGAAGCGATCCTGTCGATCGATACGACGAAAGGAAACCGGATCGTCAACCACAAAGGCATCGCGATCTCACCGACGGTCA of Brevibacillus choshinensis contains these proteins:
- a CDS encoding DUF917 domain-containing protein, which encodes MAKVTLTTSMMEAAVYGGCVLGGGGGGWLEDGLESGRLALEVGAPQLFTADEMIDEDLLATVALVGAPAATDQYTKPMHYVRALQLLEKTIGQPIKGIITNENGAGTTVNGWFQAAVTGLPVIDSPCNGRAHPTGLMGAMNLHELDGFISHQAAVGGKDERYHEVCVSGRLQQAAGLVRKISVEAGGLVVVARNPVTAAYARANGAPGAIQQAIEVGEALLGAKGEAAIDAVCQKLGGRVITAGVVDEFDLNTAGGFDVGRVVINGHEMTFWNEYMTLEVNGERLGTFPDLIMTLDAETAKPIVSAAVEKGQKLAIIHVPKENLILGATMRNRELMASVEGAVNKQILSYIFA
- a CDS encoding DUF1177 domain-containing protein, giving the protein MSWKQTITVFEALDSAYVSGETIKELFAPYQAVTVSVQTVTGEEGSTDFVKIVIPGKNGKTSGGSAPTFGIIGRLGGIGARPSRIGMVSDADGAIAAIASALKLADMQTKGDILTGDVIISTHICPNAPTQPHEPVDFMGSPVDILTMNRYEVIPEMEAILSIDTTKGNRIVNHKGIAISPTVKEGYILRISEDLLRIMEMTTGQLPVTFPITMQDITPYGNDLFHINSILQPAVATDAPVVGVAITAQTAVPGCGTGASHESDIALAVKFAVEVAKEFTNGLATFYDKAEYAHILSRYGSMKMLQTMGNAAGE